One Glycine soja cultivar W05 chromosome 7, ASM419377v2, whole genome shotgun sequence genomic window, CCATTTTTTCATCCTTTTGGAAATGATAAACCATAGGACTAGTAAAAGCATCAAGACCATGCACCACAGTATTAGGGCTTCCATTTGTGAGCAAGAGCCTCTCTTGCTTAGCCACCACCATCTTTTTGTTCCTCTTCATCACATGACTCTTCCATCTTGTACCATAATAAGGCCTTGTCCTTGATGATGACGGCACCACAACAAGTGCTGATGACTCTTCTTCACAGCTGATGAACGTGCGAATGTAATTGGCTAAGCACCTCTTTGTCCTCTTGATAGCCACCATGAGCCTTGCCACAGGGCGTGCCGGTGCCCTCTTTCCCTTCACTTTCCTTGCAAGCTTGAGAATCTCTAGCCTATGTTTGGCTATGGAGAGGCCCATGCTCATGAGAAACTCATGGTTGAAGTAGATTATGTCTTCTTCTTCAAGCTCATTGTGAGCAAAAGTAAGGCCATACTCATACACTAGGGTTGGCTCAAGGCCTGTTTTGGAAAGCCAGGAGAACCAATCCATGTTTTGAAGGAATGTGTGACCTTCAACTTCAAGAGTGGTGTATTTATATAAAGAATGGTATAGAGAAACTGAAAAGAGGGTGGTTAAGTCTGAGGAGTGACTTGGTCTTATAGGGTGGCTAGCTATGTGCTTTTCTTTTTGGGGGAAGTTAGTTATGTATTAGTTGAGTCTTGAGAGTGACTAAAGAAAAAGTAAGCATAGGTGTGTGTGGGGTATGTAACCCACCCATGTTAAAATGTGTTCCCTCCAAATATAGTCCCTGTGAGATCAAACTTTAAGAGTGAGTGAGACCTCAGAATAAGAATTTCTTGTGCAAATTTAATTCCATCAATCACGGGTTAAGGAAAAGTATCACCTTGTGGAACCACCCACTGCTTGTTTGGTGTTTAAGTAGTTGAGAGTGAAAGTAGCAAATGCAACAGTTAAAACTTGGTGTACGGATTCCAATGAGTGTAATGGATCAATTTACAATACACGttgactttataaaaaaaaattgaatttgaattcttataaaataatataattttgaaaaggaacggaaaattttaaatataactaaattttgattattattaatgttaaaGCCCATTCAatagattaaaatttataaaaatatcttaaggttcagaaagaaaaaaaaaactctaataactgtggttaaaaaaataaacaaacttgTGTATGCCTGGCAAACCATTCAGGCGTTACGTACAACAATGACAATGGCTTTGATTAAACGAAAAGCAAGACCTTCCattcttttgctgtcaaatgaATTACATATGATTGAATAATATCTCCCATAACTCATGAAACTTGTCCCAAGAGTGACACTTGATTCCGGAGCTTCGTTTTCTTGTTGCACTTGCTTGTGGAATAAAGAGGATAACTCTCTAGTACTAGTACAATTTCCTCAACTTATTACTTGGATTAAGTCCCGTACTTCTCTCCTATTTGAGGCAAACAATAGAGCTTTCTttgaaatgaaatagaaaaaaaaaagagaaataggattgaaaaatataaaatttagaaataaaagagaattaaaataaaaagatattaatgaattaaaaaaaagaagtaaaaaaaactatcacCTTATTTGGAtcaatgaagagaaaaagaaaaaaaaaatatatatatatatatatataatattcttatattaattaaaaataaatttaacttaaataataaacagttattttatttttttcttaacataaaattaattactatttttaaaatttaatttaattttttagaaacttaaaaatgaaaaaaaatcctcTTATTTCATATCAATTTAAGTAGAAAGGTTTTTCTTGTGAATTCCATAGAAAAAAATCCTTTGTCATATTTCTTCTCTCAAACAAATAATAAGTGGCATTTTTATTATAGctccattcttcttattttgtttcctttttattttccttaaaaCAAACTATACTTAAGGGATAGAGAGAGGACACTCAGGACAGGCAAGAGAGAGGTATAAGTTAGACTTTCATAAATTAAGGAAGCACTAACTGTAatgatttcattaattaatctTACCCAAACGGCTATCAGGGGGGGatgctttattttcttttggttgcataaaataaaataaaaaagtttattcaaGATCAGTATTGGAGTCTGTTTTGCTCGAGACGATACTTCAGGGAGAGAAATGGAGAGAAGAAAG contains:
- the LOC114418727 gene encoding uncharacterized protein LOC114418727, with product MDWFSWLSKTGLEPTLVYEYGLTFAHNELEEEDIIYFNHEFLMSMGLSIAKHRLEILKLARKVKGKRAPARPVARLMVAIKRTKRCLANYIRTFISCEEESSALVVVPSSSRTRPYYGTRWKSHVMKRNKKMVVAKQERLLLTNGSPNTVVHGLDAFTSPMVYHFQKDEKMEGYDDDGYWSSAATEEIRRREKDGGAPHPTHV